The Dasypus novemcinctus isolate mDasNov1 chromosome 2, mDasNov1.1.hap2, whole genome shotgun sequence genome includes a region encoding these proteins:
- the SLC25A48 gene encoding solute carrier family 25 member 48 isoform X1, whose translation MGSFQLDDFAAGWIGGAASVIVGHPLDTVKTRLQAGVGYGNTLDCIRTVYRRESVFGFFKGMSFPLASIAVYNSVVFGVFSNTQRLLSRQRCGEPEASPPRRLSDLLLASMVAGVVSVGLGGPVDLIKIRLQMQAQPFREANLRLKPRALARGERPVYQGPVHCIATIVRTEGLAGLYRGASAMLLRDVPGYCLYFIPYVFLSEWITPEACTGPSPCAVWLAGGMAGAISWGTATPMDVVKSRLQADGVYLNKYKGVLDCISQSYQKEGLKVFFRGVTVNAMRGFPMSAAMFLGYELSLHALRGDHAVTDP comes from the exons ACTCGCCTGCAGGCCGGCGTCGGCTACGGGAACACCCTCGACTGCATCCGCACGGTGTACAGGAGGGAGAGC GTGTTCGGCTTCTTCAAGGGCATGTCCTTCCCCCTCGCCAGCATTGCTGTCTACAACTCGGTGGTGTTTGGGGTCTTCAGTAACACGCAGAGGCTCCTCAGCCGGCAGCGCTGCGGGGAGCCAGAGGCCAGCCCACCCCGCAGACTGTCCGACCTGCTGCTGGCCAGCATGGTGGCCGGCGTGGTCTCTGTCGGGCTGGGCGGGCCCGTGGACCTCATCAAGATCCGGCTGCAGATGCAAGCACAGCCCTTTCGGGAAG CCAACCTCCGCTTGAAGCCCAGGGCGCTGGCTCGTGGGGAGCGGCCAGTGTACCAGGGTCCTGTGCACTGCATCGCAACCATCGTGCGGACCGAGGGCCTGGCGGGACTGTACCGGGGGGCCAGCGCCATGCTGCTGAGGGACGTCCCCGGCTATTGCCTCTACTTCATCCCCTACGTGTTCCTGAGTGAGTGGATCACACCCGAGGCCTGCACAGGCCCCAGCCCCTGTGCCGTGTGGCTGGCGGGCGGCATGGCAG GAGCAATTTCTTGGGGGACAGCCACTCCAATGGATGTCGTGAAAAGTCGACTCCAAGCCGACGGGGTTTATTTAAACAAATACAAAGGTGTCCTGGACTGTATCTCCCAGAGTTACCAGAAGGAAGGTCTTAAA GTGTTTTTCAGGGGTGTCACCGTGAACGCCATGCGGGGCTTCCCCATGAGCGCTGCCATGTTCCTCGGGTACGAGCTCTCGCTGCACGCCCTCCGAGGGGACCACGCGGTGACAGACCCGTGA
- the SLC25A48 gene encoding solute carrier family 25 member 48 isoform X4, protein MSFPLASIAVYNSVVFGVFSNTQRLLSRQRCGEPEASPPRRLSDLLLASMVAGVVSVGLGGPVDLIKIRLQMQAQPFREANLRLKPRALARGERPVYQGPVHCIATIVRTEGLAGLYRGASAMLLRDVPGYCLYFIPYVFLSEWITPEACTGPSPCAVWLAGGMAGAISWGTATPMDVVKSRLQADGVYLNKYKGVLDCISQSYQKEGLKVFFRGVTVNAMRGFPMSAAMFLGYELSLHALRGDHAVTDP, encoded by the exons ATGTCCTTCCCCCTCGCCAGCATTGCTGTCTACAACTCGGTGGTGTTTGGGGTCTTCAGTAACACGCAGAGGCTCCTCAGCCGGCAGCGCTGCGGGGAGCCAGAGGCCAGCCCACCCCGCAGACTGTCCGACCTGCTGCTGGCCAGCATGGTGGCCGGCGTGGTCTCTGTCGGGCTGGGCGGGCCCGTGGACCTCATCAAGATCCGGCTGCAGATGCAAGCACAGCCCTTTCGGGAAG CCAACCTCCGCTTGAAGCCCAGGGCGCTGGCTCGTGGGGAGCGGCCAGTGTACCAGGGTCCTGTGCACTGCATCGCAACCATCGTGCGGACCGAGGGCCTGGCGGGACTGTACCGGGGGGCCAGCGCCATGCTGCTGAGGGACGTCCCCGGCTATTGCCTCTACTTCATCCCCTACGTGTTCCTGAGTGAGTGGATCACACCCGAGGCCTGCACAGGCCCCAGCCCCTGTGCCGTGTGGCTGGCGGGCGGCATGGCAG GAGCAATTTCTTGGGGGACAGCCACTCCAATGGATGTCGTGAAAAGTCGACTCCAAGCCGACGGGGTTTATTTAAACAAATACAAAGGTGTCCTGGACTGTATCTCCCAGAGTTACCAGAAGGAAGGTCTTAAA GTGTTTTTCAGGGGTGTCACCGTGAACGCCATGCGGGGCTTCCCCATGAGCGCTGCCATGTTCCTCGGGTACGAGCTCTCGCTGCACGCCCTCCGAGGGGACCACGCGGTGACAGACCCGTGA